A window of Rattus norvegicus strain BN/NHsdMcwi chromosome 14, GRCr8, whole genome shotgun sequence contains these coding sequences:
- the Dbnl gene encoding drebrin-like protein isoform 1 (isoform 1 is encoded by transcript variant 1) produces the protein MAVNLSRNGPALQEAYVRVVTEKSPTDWALFTYEGNSNDIRVAGTGEGGLEELVEELNSGKVMYAFCRVKDPNSGLPKFVLINWTGEGVNDVRKGACANHVSTMANFLKGAHVTINARAEEDVEPECIMEKVAKASGANYSFHKESSCFQDVGPQAPVGSVYQKTNAVSEIKRVGKDNFWAKAEKEEENRRLEEKRRAEEEKQRLEEERRERELQEAARREQRYQEQHRSAGPPSPSSRTGELEQEVVSRSRQEWESAGQQAPHPREIFKQKERAMSTTSVSSSQPGKLRSPFLQKQFTQPEASYGREPTSPVSRPAAGVCEELAPSTPPSAQTDDEPTYEVPSEQETLYEEPPPVQQPGAGSGHIDNYMQSQDLSGQGLCARALYDYQAADDTEISFDPENLITGIEVIDEGWWRGYGPDGHFGMFPANYVELIE, from the exons GGCTCTTTTTACCTATGAAGGCAACAGCAATGACATCCGTGTGGCTGGCACAGGGG AGGGAGGCCTGGAGGAGCTGGTGGAGGAGCTCAACAGCGGGAAGGTGATGTACGCCTTCTGCAGGGTGAAGGACCCCAACTCTGGCCTGCCCAAGTTTGTCCTCATCAACTGG ACAGGCGAGGGTGTGAATGATGTGCGAAAAGGAGCATGTGCCAACCACGTCAGCACCATGGCCAACTTCCTAAAG GGTGCCCATGTGACCATCAACGCACGGGCTGAGGAAGATGTGGAGCCTGAGTGCATCATGGAGAAGGTTGCCAAGGCTTCTGGGGCTAATTACAGCTTCCATAAGGAAAGCAGCTGCTTCCAGGATGTGGGGCCTCAGGCCCCAGTG GGCTCTGTGTACCAGAAGACCAATGCCGTGTCTGAGATCAAGAGAGTTGGCAAGGATAACTTCTGGGCCAAAGCTGAG aaggaggaggagaaccgCCGCCTGGAGGAGAAGCGGCGGGCTGAAGAGGAGAAGCAGCGGCTGGAGGAGGAGCGGCGGGAGCGGGAGCTGCAGGAGGCTGCCCGACGGGAACAACGCTACCAGGAACAGCACAGATCAGCTGGACCCCCAAG CCCTTCCAGCAGGACAGGTGAACTGGAGCAAGAGGTGGTTTCAAGGAGCAGACAGGAATGG GAGTCTGCTGGGCAGCAGGCCCCACACCCACGGGAGATTTTCAAGCAGAAGGAAAGGGCTATGTCCACCACCTCTGTCTCCAGCTCTCAGCCAG GCAAGCTGAGGAGCCCCTTCCTGCAGAAGCAGTTCACTCAACCAGAAGCTTCCTATGGCCGAGAGCCCACTTCTCCTGTGTCACGGCCTGCAGCAG GTGTCTGCGAGGAGCTGGCACCCAGCACTCCGCCCTCAGCCCAGACAGACGATGAACCTACATATGAAGTGCCCTCCGAGCAGGAGACCCTGTACGAGGAACCACCACCG GTCCAGCAGCCAGGGGCTGGCTCCGGACACATTGACAACTACATGCAGAGCCAGGACCTCAGTGGGCAAGGACTGTGCGCTCGGGCCTTGTACGACTACCAGGCAG CTGACGACACGGAGATCTCCTTTGACCCTGAGAACCTAATCACAGGCATCGAGGTGATTGACGAAGGCTGGTGGCGTGGCTATGGGCCTGACGGCCACTTTGGCATGTTTCCTGCCAACTATGTGGAGCTCATAGAGTGA
- the Dbnl gene encoding drebrin-like protein isoform 3 (isoform 3 is encoded by transcript variant 3): MAVNLSRNGPALQEAYVRVVTEKSPTDWALFTYEGNSNDIRVAGTGEGGLEELVEELNSGKVMYAFCRVKDPNSGLPKFVLINWTGEGVNDVRKGACANHVSTMANFLKGAHVTINARAEEDVEPECIMEKVAKASGANYSFHKESSCFQDVGPQAPVGSVYQKTNAVSEIKRVGKDNFWAKAEKEEENRRLEEKRRAEEEKQRLEEERRERELQEAARREQRYQEQHRSAGPPRTGELEQEVVSRSRQEWESAGQQAPHPREIFKQKERAMSTTSVSSSQPGKLRSPFLQKQFTQPEASYGREPTSPVSRPAAGVCEELAPSTPPSAQTDDEPTYEVPSEQETLYEEPPPVQQPGAGSGHIDNYMQSQDLSGQGLCARALYDYQAADDTEISFDPENLITGIEVIDEGWWRGYGPDGHFGMFPANYVELIE; this comes from the exons GGCTCTTTTTACCTATGAAGGCAACAGCAATGACATCCGTGTGGCTGGCACAGGGG AGGGAGGCCTGGAGGAGCTGGTGGAGGAGCTCAACAGCGGGAAGGTGATGTACGCCTTCTGCAGGGTGAAGGACCCCAACTCTGGCCTGCCCAAGTTTGTCCTCATCAACTGG ACAGGCGAGGGTGTGAATGATGTGCGAAAAGGAGCATGTGCCAACCACGTCAGCACCATGGCCAACTTCCTAAAG GGTGCCCATGTGACCATCAACGCACGGGCTGAGGAAGATGTGGAGCCTGAGTGCATCATGGAGAAGGTTGCCAAGGCTTCTGGGGCTAATTACAGCTTCCATAAGGAAAGCAGCTGCTTCCAGGATGTGGGGCCTCAGGCCCCAGTG GGCTCTGTGTACCAGAAGACCAATGCCGTGTCTGAGATCAAGAGAGTTGGCAAGGATAACTTCTGGGCCAAAGCTGAG aaggaggaggagaaccgCCGCCTGGAGGAGAAGCGGCGGGCTGAAGAGGAGAAGCAGCGGCTGGAGGAGGAGCGGCGGGAGCGGGAGCTGCAGGAGGCTGCCCGACGGGAACAACGCTACCAGGAACAGCACAGATCAGCTGGACCCCCAAG GACAGGTGAACTGGAGCAAGAGGTGGTTTCAAGGAGCAGACAGGAATGG GAGTCTGCTGGGCAGCAGGCCCCACACCCACGGGAGATTTTCAAGCAGAAGGAAAGGGCTATGTCCACCACCTCTGTCTCCAGCTCTCAGCCAG GCAAGCTGAGGAGCCCCTTCCTGCAGAAGCAGTTCACTCAACCAGAAGCTTCCTATGGCCGAGAGCCCACTTCTCCTGTGTCACGGCCTGCAGCAG GTGTCTGCGAGGAGCTGGCACCCAGCACTCCGCCCTCAGCCCAGACAGACGATGAACCTACATATGAAGTGCCCTCCGAGCAGGAGACCCTGTACGAGGAACCACCACCG GTCCAGCAGCCAGGGGCTGGCTCCGGACACATTGACAACTACATGCAGAGCCAGGACCTCAGTGGGCAAGGACTGTGCGCTCGGGCCTTGTACGACTACCAGGCAG CTGACGACACGGAGATCTCCTTTGACCCTGAGAACCTAATCACAGGCATCGAGGTGATTGACGAAGGCTGGTGGCGTGGCTATGGGCCTGACGGCCACTTTGGCATGTTTCCTGCCAACTATGTGGAGCTCATAGAGTGA
- the Dbnl gene encoding drebrin-like protein isoform 4 (isoform 4 is encoded by transcript variant 4), with protein MAVNLSRNGPALQEAYVRVVTEKSPTDWALFTYEGNSNDIRVAGTGEGGLEELVEELNSGKVMYAFCRVKDPNSGLPKFVLINWTGEGVNDVRKGACANHVSTMANFLKGAHVTINARAEEDVEPECIMEKVAKASGANYSFHKESSCFQDVGPQAPVGSVYQKTNAVSEIKRVGKDNFWAKAEKEEENRRLEEKRRAEEEKQRLEEERRERELQEAARREQRYQEQHRSAGPPRTGELEQEVVSRSRQEWSAGQQAPHPREIFKQKERAMSTTSVSSSQPGKLRSPFLQKQFTQPEASYGREPTSPVSRPAAGVCEELAPSTPPSAQTDDEPTYEVPSEQETLYEEPPPVQQPGAGSGHIDNYMQSQDLSGQGLCARALYDYQAADDTEISFDPENLITGIEVIDEGWWRGYGPDGHFGMFPANYVELIE; from the exons GGCTCTTTTTACCTATGAAGGCAACAGCAATGACATCCGTGTGGCTGGCACAGGGG AGGGAGGCCTGGAGGAGCTGGTGGAGGAGCTCAACAGCGGGAAGGTGATGTACGCCTTCTGCAGGGTGAAGGACCCCAACTCTGGCCTGCCCAAGTTTGTCCTCATCAACTGG ACAGGCGAGGGTGTGAATGATGTGCGAAAAGGAGCATGTGCCAACCACGTCAGCACCATGGCCAACTTCCTAAAG GGTGCCCATGTGACCATCAACGCACGGGCTGAGGAAGATGTGGAGCCTGAGTGCATCATGGAGAAGGTTGCCAAGGCTTCTGGGGCTAATTACAGCTTCCATAAGGAAAGCAGCTGCTTCCAGGATGTGGGGCCTCAGGCCCCAGTG GGCTCTGTGTACCAGAAGACCAATGCCGTGTCTGAGATCAAGAGAGTTGGCAAGGATAACTTCTGGGCCAAAGCTGAG aaggaggaggagaaccgCCGCCTGGAGGAGAAGCGGCGGGCTGAAGAGGAGAAGCAGCGGCTGGAGGAGGAGCGGCGGGAGCGGGAGCTGCAGGAGGCTGCCCGACGGGAACAACGCTACCAGGAACAGCACAGATCAGCTGGACCCCCAAG GACAGGTGAACTGGAGCAAGAGGTGGTTTCAAGGAGCAGACAGGAATGG TCTGCTGGGCAGCAGGCCCCACACCCACGGGAGATTTTCAAGCAGAAGGAAAGGGCTATGTCCACCACCTCTGTCTCCAGCTCTCAGCCAG GCAAGCTGAGGAGCCCCTTCCTGCAGAAGCAGTTCACTCAACCAGAAGCTTCCTATGGCCGAGAGCCCACTTCTCCTGTGTCACGGCCTGCAGCAG GTGTCTGCGAGGAGCTGGCACCCAGCACTCCGCCCTCAGCCCAGACAGACGATGAACCTACATATGAAGTGCCCTCCGAGCAGGAGACCCTGTACGAGGAACCACCACCG GTCCAGCAGCCAGGGGCTGGCTCCGGACACATTGACAACTACATGCAGAGCCAGGACCTCAGTGGGCAAGGACTGTGCGCTCGGGCCTTGTACGACTACCAGGCAG CTGACGACACGGAGATCTCCTTTGACCCTGAGAACCTAATCACAGGCATCGAGGTGATTGACGAAGGCTGGTGGCGTGGCTATGGGCCTGACGGCCACTTTGGCATGTTTCCTGCCAACTATGTGGAGCTCATAGAGTGA
- the Pgam2 gene encoding phosphoglycerate mutase 2, translated as MATHRLVMVRHGESSWNQENRFCGWFDAELSEKGAEEAKRGATAIKDAKIEFDICYTSVLKRAIRTLWTILDVTDQMWVPVVRTWRLNERHYGGLTGLNKAETAAKHGEEQVKIWRRSFDTPPPPMDEKHNYYASISKDRRYAGLKPEELPTCESLKDTIARALPFWNEEIAPKIKAGKRVLIAAHGNSLRGIVKHLEGMSDQAIMELNLPTGIPIVYELNQELKPTKPMRFLGDEETVRKAMEAVAAQGKAK; from the exons ATGGCCACCCACCGCCTAGTAATGGTCCGCCACGGTGAGAGCTCATGGAACCAAGAGAACCGTTTCTGTGGCTGGTTTGATGCAGAACTGAGTGAGAAGGGGGCAGAGGAGGCCAAGCGGGGGGCCACTGCCATCAAAGATGCCAAGATAGAGTTTGACATCTGCTACACGTCGGTGCTGAAGCGGGCTATCCGCACCCTTTGGACCATCCTGGATGTTACGGACCAAATGTGGGTGCCCGTGGTGCGCACCTGGCGCCTCAATGAGCGGCACTATGGAGGTCTCACGGGCCTCAATAAGGCTGAGACGGCTGCAAAGCATGGGGAGGAGCAGGTGAAGATCTGGAGGCGTTCCTTTGACACCCCGCCACCACCTATGGACGAGAAACACAACTACTACGCCTCCATCAGCAAG GATCGGCGCTATGCAGGCTTGAAGCCTGAGGAGCTGCCTACCTGTGAGAGCCTCAAGGACACCATTGCCCGGGCTCTGCCCTTCTGGAATGAGGAGATCGCACCTAAGATTAAGGCTGGCAAGAGAGTCCTTATTGCAGCCCATGGGAACAGCCTTCGAGGCATTGTGAAGCATCTGGAAG GGATGTCAGACCAGGCCATCATGGAACTGAATCTGCCCACCGGAATCCCCATTGTGTATGAGCTGAACCAGGAGCTGAAGCCCACCAAGCCCATGAGGTTCCTGGGAGACGAAGAGACAGTTCGGAAGGCCATGGAGGCTGTGGCTGCCCAGGGAAAGGCAAAGTGA
- the Dbnl gene encoding drebrin-like protein isoform 2 (isoform 2 is encoded by transcript variant 2): protein MAVNLSRNGPALQEAYVRVVTEKSPTDWALFTYEGNSNDIRVAGTGEGGLEELVEELNSGKVMYAFCRVKDPNSGLPKFVLINWTGEGVNDVRKGACANHVSTMANFLKGAHVTINARAEEDVEPECIMEKVAKASGANYSFHKESSCFQDVGPQAPVGSVYQKTNAVSEIKRVGKDNFWAKAEKEEENRRLEEKRRAEEEKQRLEEERRERELQEAARREQRYQEQHRSAGPPSRTGELEQEVVSRSRQEWESAGQQAPHPREIFKQKERAMSTTSVSSSQPGKLRSPFLQKQFTQPEASYGREPTSPVSRPAAGVCEELAPSTPPSAQTDDEPTYEVPSEQETLYEEPPPVQQPGAGSGHIDNYMQSQDLSGQGLCARALYDYQAADDTEISFDPENLITGIEVIDEGWWRGYGPDGHFGMFPANYVELIE from the exons GGCTCTTTTTACCTATGAAGGCAACAGCAATGACATCCGTGTGGCTGGCACAGGGG AGGGAGGCCTGGAGGAGCTGGTGGAGGAGCTCAACAGCGGGAAGGTGATGTACGCCTTCTGCAGGGTGAAGGACCCCAACTCTGGCCTGCCCAAGTTTGTCCTCATCAACTGG ACAGGCGAGGGTGTGAATGATGTGCGAAAAGGAGCATGTGCCAACCACGTCAGCACCATGGCCAACTTCCTAAAG GGTGCCCATGTGACCATCAACGCACGGGCTGAGGAAGATGTGGAGCCTGAGTGCATCATGGAGAAGGTTGCCAAGGCTTCTGGGGCTAATTACAGCTTCCATAAGGAAAGCAGCTGCTTCCAGGATGTGGGGCCTCAGGCCCCAGTG GGCTCTGTGTACCAGAAGACCAATGCCGTGTCTGAGATCAAGAGAGTTGGCAAGGATAACTTCTGGGCCAAAGCTGAG aaggaggaggagaaccgCCGCCTGGAGGAGAAGCGGCGGGCTGAAGAGGAGAAGCAGCGGCTGGAGGAGGAGCGGCGGGAGCGGGAGCTGCAGGAGGCTGCCCGACGGGAACAACGCTACCAGGAACAGCACAGATCAGCTGGACCCCCAAG CAGGACAGGTGAACTGGAGCAAGAGGTGGTTTCAAGGAGCAGACAGGAATGG GAGTCTGCTGGGCAGCAGGCCCCACACCCACGGGAGATTTTCAAGCAGAAGGAAAGGGCTATGTCCACCACCTCTGTCTCCAGCTCTCAGCCAG GCAAGCTGAGGAGCCCCTTCCTGCAGAAGCAGTTCACTCAACCAGAAGCTTCCTATGGCCGAGAGCCCACTTCTCCTGTGTCACGGCCTGCAGCAG GTGTCTGCGAGGAGCTGGCACCCAGCACTCCGCCCTCAGCCCAGACAGACGATGAACCTACATATGAAGTGCCCTCCGAGCAGGAGACCCTGTACGAGGAACCACCACCG GTCCAGCAGCCAGGGGCTGGCTCCGGACACATTGACAACTACATGCAGAGCCAGGACCTCAGTGGGCAAGGACTGTGCGCTCGGGCCTTGTACGACTACCAGGCAG CTGACGACACGGAGATCTCCTTTGACCCTGAGAACCTAATCACAGGCATCGAGGTGATTGACGAAGGCTGGTGGCGTGGCTATGGGCCTGACGGCCACTTTGGCATGTTTCCTGCCAACTATGTGGAGCTCATAGAGTGA